Proteins co-encoded in one Sporosarcina sp. FSL K6-1522 genomic window:
- a CDS encoding prepilin peptidase: MDVVLLVLFFLYGTVFGSFFNVVGLRVPKKESIVSLPSHCTACDRRLSAIDLVPVFSYVFLRGRCRGCGSEISPIYPFMELMTGMLFALSFYMLGWNAELVVALLFVSLLVIITVSDIAYMLIPDKVLLPFAVVLFGLRLFLPLGAWWSSLLGAIVGFGVLYLIAIVSKGGMGGGDIKLFFVIGLVLGTVSTLLTLFLAAFIGTITGLIVLKRRGQGRKTPMPFGPSIAVAAVIAYFWGSEFVAWYGNLFS, from the coding sequence ATGGATGTGGTTCTTCTCGTACTGTTCTTTCTATATGGCACCGTCTTCGGCTCTTTTTTCAATGTTGTGGGCTTGCGTGTGCCGAAAAAAGAGTCCATCGTCTCGCTGCCGTCGCATTGCACAGCTTGCGACCGTAGGCTAAGTGCCATCGATCTTGTGCCGGTTTTTTCTTATGTATTCTTGAGGGGGCGTTGTCGAGGATGCGGCTCGGAAATCAGCCCAATTTATCCGTTTATGGAACTGATGACGGGCATGTTATTTGCGCTGAGCTTTTACATGCTTGGTTGGAATGCTGAACTGGTCGTTGCGCTATTGTTCGTGTCACTACTTGTTATCATTACAGTATCGGATATAGCTTACATGCTCATTCCTGACAAGGTGCTCTTGCCGTTTGCTGTCGTGCTGTTTGGCCTACGCTTGTTCCTGCCACTTGGCGCATGGTGGAGCAGCCTATTAGGGGCGATTGTTGGCTTTGGTGTCTTATACCTCATTGCGATCGTGTCGAAAGGTGGCATGGGTGGGGGAGACATTAAATTGTTTTTCGTTATTGGGCTCGTGCTTGGGACTGTGAGTACGCTGTTGACGTTATTTTTAGCGGCGTTCATTGGTACGATTACGGGGCTAATTGTCTTAAAGCGAAGGGGACAAGGGCGCAAGACGCCGATGCCATTTGGTCCTTCGATTGCGGTGGCAGCTGTCATTGCGTATTTCTGGGGAAGCGAATTTGTCGCTTGGTACGGCAATCTGTTTAGTTAG
- a CDS encoding Maf family protein, with protein sequence MKFNIQRSVVLASASPRRKELLSLLGFPFEIVPSHVAEDIELTGDVTKYARELAAKKTLVVAAQHKTSIVIGADTIVVLDGKIYPKPNSNQQAKQFLQELSGKTHSVITGVGIHTDRHLATFAVETKVTFRTLDEVLIDAYVASGDSMDKAGAYGIQTAGALLVEKIEGDYHAVVGLPIAKLAEHLRKLGLISLKEDDPYVAY encoded by the coding sequence ATGAAATTTAACATTCAGAGATCAGTTGTTTTGGCGTCAGCGTCACCACGCAGGAAGGAATTATTAAGTTTGCTTGGCTTCCCATTTGAGATTGTGCCGAGCCATGTAGCAGAGGATATTGAACTAACGGGTGATGTCACGAAGTATGCAAGGGAGTTAGCTGCGAAAAAAACGTTAGTAGTTGCTGCACAACATAAAACATCGATTGTCATTGGCGCGGATACAATTGTCGTACTTGATGGGAAGATTTATCCGAAGCCTAATTCGAATCAACAAGCCAAACAATTTTTGCAGGAATTATCCGGGAAAACCCATTCTGTTATTACGGGTGTTGGTATTCACACTGATAGACATTTGGCAACATTTGCGGTGGAGACGAAAGTCACATTCCGCACATTGGACGAAGTGTTAATTGATGCCTATGTCGCTTCGGGCGACTCGATGGATAAGGCAGGTGCATATGGCATTCAAACGGCGGGAGCGTTACTCGTCGAGAAAATTGAAGGCGATTATCATGCGGTTGTTGGTTTGCCGATTGCAAAATTGGCGGAGCATCTACGAAAATTAGGTCTGATTTCGTTAAAGGAGGACGATCCATACGTTGCCTATTGA
- the radC gene encoding DNA repair protein RadC: MIRDVHIADRPRERLIRQGAGSLSNQELIAILLRTGTKSESVLVLANRILSSFDKIQDLKNVTIEELMAVKGVGQAKAVQLLAAAEIGKRLYQKHSEGRYTIRSPEDAAAYLMTDMSSLNQEHLVALFLNVKNEVLHKQTIFIGSLNASIVHPRDIFREAVKRSAASIIISHNHPSGNPSPSPEDIAVTKRLIEAGEIMGIETIDHIIIGDHQFVSLKEKGYM; the protein is encoded by the coding sequence ATGATTAGGGACGTACATATTGCGGATAGACCACGTGAACGGCTAATTCGGCAAGGGGCAGGTAGCCTGTCGAATCAGGAGCTTATTGCGATTTTGTTGCGCACAGGCACAAAGTCAGAATCGGTGCTTGTGCTCGCCAATCGAATTTTATCTTCATTTGACAAAATACAAGATTTAAAGAATGTCACAATTGAAGAGTTGATGGCAGTGAAAGGCGTTGGACAGGCCAAAGCCGTTCAACTATTGGCGGCAGCTGAAATTGGCAAACGGCTCTATCAGAAACATTCAGAAGGTCGTTACACCATTCGTTCACCGGAAGATGCTGCAGCGTATTTGATGACGGATATGTCCTCTTTGAACCAAGAGCATCTTGTTGCCTTATTTCTGAACGTCAAGAACGAAGTGCTACACAAGCAGACAATCTTTATCGGTTCGCTAAATGCATCTATCGTCCACCCACGCGACATATTCCGCGAAGCTGTGAAGCGCTCAGCGGCGTCGATTATTATTTCTCATAATCATCCCTCCGGAAATCCGTCACCATCACCTGAAGACATTGCGGTTACGAAGCGATTAATAGAGGCGGGAGAGATTATGGGCATTGAAACAATCGACCATATTATCATCGGCGACCACCAGTTTGTCAGTCTTAAAGAGAAAGGATATATGTGA
- a CDS encoding rod shape-determining protein → MFGLGSRDVGIDLGTANTLVFIKGKGIVLREPSVVAKNTNTGEIVAVGSAAKNMIGRTPGSIVATRPMKDGVIADYEITTAMIEHYMKEAMKVSGNSWKKPNVMICVPYGITSVEQRAVTDASRQAGAKDAFTIEEPFAAAIGANLPVWEPTGSMVVDIGGGTTEVAVISLGGIVTSESIRVGGDTMDSSIISYIRKTYNLTIGERTAEAVKIEIGSAIPTGKTEKMEIRGRDLLTGLPKTIEISSDEIAGALRESITQILDGVKKTLETTPPELSSDVMERGIVLTGGGALLRNLDKTLSEETNMPVFVAEDPLDCVAIGTGKALDNFELIKKMQTR, encoded by the coding sequence TTGTTTGGATTAGGATCGAGAGATGTCGGGATTGACCTCGGCACAGCGAATACATTAGTTTTCATTAAAGGAAAAGGGATTGTGCTTAGAGAGCCATCGGTAGTAGCGAAAAATACGAATACAGGTGAAATTGTGGCGGTTGGTAGCGCTGCGAAAAATATGATTGGTCGTACACCGGGTTCGATTGTGGCAACGCGTCCAATGAAAGATGGCGTTATCGCAGACTATGAGATTACAACAGCGATGATTGAGCATTACATGAAAGAAGCGATGAAAGTATCGGGGAATTCATGGAAAAAGCCGAATGTCATGATTTGTGTTCCTTACGGCATTACATCCGTTGAGCAACGTGCAGTTACTGATGCTTCACGTCAAGCGGGTGCAAAAGATGCTTTTACAATTGAAGAACCATTTGCGGCTGCAATCGGAGCAAATTTACCAGTTTGGGAACCTACGGGCAGTATGGTCGTCGATATAGGTGGAGGTACAACAGAAGTAGCTGTTATTTCACTTGGCGGAATTGTGACAAGTGAGTCGATTCGTGTCGGTGGCGATACAATGGACAGCTCGATTATTAGTTATATTCGTAAAACGTACAATTTGACGATTGGTGAGCGTACAGCGGAAGCTGTTAAAATTGAAATCGGTTCTGCAATTCCAACTGGTAAAACAGAGAAGATGGAAATCCGTGGCCGTGACTTATTGACAGGTCTTCCAAAAACAATCGAAATTTCATCCGACGAAATTGCGGGAGCGTTGCGTGAATCAATTACGCAAATTCTTGACGGTGTTAAGAAAACACTTGAAACAACACCACCGGAACTATCATCTGACGTGATGGAACGTGGAATCGTCCTAACAGGCGGTGGCGCACTTCTTCGCAACTTAGACAAAACGCTTTCTGAGGAAACGAATATGCCTGTCTTTGTAGCAGAAGATCCATTGGACTGTGTGGCAATTGGGACAGGGAAAGCGCTTGATAATTTCGAGTTGATTAAAAAGATGCAAACAAGATAA
- the mreC gene encoding rod shape-determining protein MreC, which translates to MPRFFSNKRLILLLVGVIFLVALISFSLRDRQHASLPEQIVKDVVGFGQSLFSKPAHYITNVIGNIDGILNTYEENKQLKARLDEYAASQSALVDVENENKRLREIIGKEDNLRAYEPIQATVISRNPDQWEEKIIIDKGEEHGIEKNMAVMTATGLIGKVILVTPFTSTIELLSTENRNFRVAAVIPGETEVFGLIEGYDSKRGELIMKRIDSSFEVEVGQQVISSGLGGIFPKGLPIGEVTEVSTDDFGLTKLTYIRPAADFVMLDHVMVAKRQTRPFTEGSDGDNTAEGEDGS; encoded by the coding sequence ATGCCGCGATTTTTTTCGAATAAACGTTTGATATTACTGTTGGTAGGTGTCATTTTCCTGGTAGCATTAATATCATTCTCCCTCAGGGATCGGCAACACGCCTCCCTCCCAGAACAGATTGTGAAAGACGTCGTCGGTTTCGGGCAGTCACTTTTCTCGAAGCCGGCGCACTACATAACGAACGTTATCGGGAATATTGATGGGATTTTGAATACATATGAAGAAAACAAGCAATTGAAAGCAAGATTGGATGAGTATGCTGCGAGTCAATCGGCACTCGTTGATGTTGAGAATGAAAATAAGCGTCTGCGAGAAATTATTGGCAAGGAAGATAATTTACGTGCATATGAACCGATTCAAGCAACTGTTATTTCAAGAAACCCTGATCAATGGGAAGAGAAAATTATCATTGATAAAGGGGAAGAGCATGGCATTGAGAAAAACATGGCTGTCATGACAGCAACTGGTTTAATCGGTAAAGTCATTCTTGTGACACCATTTACGTCAACGATTGAGTTATTATCAACAGAAAATCGTAATTTCCGAGTGGCAGCGGTTATTCCGGGAGAAACCGAAGTTTTTGGCCTAATAGAAGGATATGATTCAAAACGTGGCGAACTGATTATGAAACGCATTGATTCAAGCTTTGAGGTGGAGGTTGGTCAGCAAGTTATTTCATCTGGCTTAGGTGGTATATTCCCAAAAGGTTTGCCAATTGGGGAAGTGACAGAGGTGTCGACGGATGATTTCGGGTTGACGAAATTAACCTATATTCGCCCGGCCGCTGATTTTGTCATGTTGGATCATGTAATGGTCGCAAAACGACAAACTCGTCCGTTTACGGAAGGATCAGATGGCGACAATACGGCAGAAGGGGAGGATGGATCATGA
- the mreD gene encoding rod shape-determining protein MreD, translating to MIRFVIPFLAIILFFMEPVFSLFSPLNIGDTSYTLVPRFVIVYLIFIAVYYSRQRAIIYGIILGLLYDMYHIDIIGLYAFLYPLICIIASVIIRQIHRHIMTVMCLALFLIMVLEVLSYLFASLIALTTIGMEEFMVTRLMPTLIANSLFVGMFGWFFKNLIYKRVLQRQGDVL from the coding sequence ATGATCCGATTCGTCATCCCTTTTCTTGCCATTATCTTATTTTTTATGGAGCCGGTGTTTAGCTTATTCTCTCCATTGAATATTGGAGATACGTCTTACACCCTTGTGCCACGATTTGTGATCGTGTACCTTATTTTTATCGCTGTTTACTATAGTCGTCAGCGTGCAATCATTTATGGAATTATACTTGGACTCTTGTATGATATGTATCACATTGATATTATTGGTTTATACGCATTTCTTTATCCGTTGATATGCATAATCGCTTCGGTCATTATTCGTCAAATCCATCGCCATATTATGACGGTGATGTGTTTAGCGTTATTCCTAATTATGGTGCTCGAAGTACTCTCGTATCTCTTTGCGAGTCTGATTGCATTGACAACAATCGGGATGGAGGAATTCATGGTAACAAGGCTCATGCCGACACTTATTGCGAACTCTCTTTTCGTTGGTATGTTTGGCTGGTTTTTCAAAAATCTTATTTACAAACGTGTACTACAGCGACAAGGTGACGTTTTGTGA